A stretch of Episyrphus balteatus chromosome 2, idEpiBalt1.1, whole genome shotgun sequence DNA encodes these proteins:
- the LOC129909918 gene encoding partitioning defective 3 homolog isoform X3: MNGLGLQVRRSSDPNLLASLKNQSEANKRWSAAAPACRDDSPDRIMDKVVYLSPQWEEEDDLTHQSAQPQQNFARSGRLSMQFLGDGNGYKWMEAAEKLQTQSYSTKSLPRETGKRKEPLGQAYESIREKDGEMLLIINEYGGPLGLTALPDSENGGLIVQHVELGSRAERGRLRRGDRILEINGTKLVGLSEGKVQDHLRRSLESSELRVRVIRGDKLGKPSRRDSKVAEMIEAEEKASSAGTKVATVSPTRKSHTAPVGTSFQTANTRKLGRKIEIVLKKGPHGLGFSVTTRDNPAGGHCPIYIKNILPRGAAIEDGRLKPGDRLLEVDGLPMTGKTQTDVVSILRSTQPGASVRIVVSRQQELVEVDEREINFSEENELATGTPPKPPAPVFPNSEVKKSSSSRSLFEQHQLQQQSNLNESQHFIDGGSESAASSDSLQAGIAWRSREVLTFHIPVHDTEKAGLGVSVKGKTTSSNSSSGSNGSMKHDGDLGIFVKNVIHGGAASRDGRLRMNDQLLSVNGVSLLGQSNAEAMETLRRAMVNTPGKHPGVITLSVARKITRSHSSGDILESSSTNDSSNTSENSGATVIYLSPDKKDNRDMNRWSNPVLDRLTGGVCSSNSNQNRRQPPPLSNTVPHGLRNESYYMATNDTWSPSLQSPQMHGNHVNNSVLIEDDPEPMSPILPNRPNDSVSTLQSTISNGVNFDATYSSQLSLETNNSGAEHFSRDAIGRRSISEKHHAALDARETGTYQRNKKLREDRERERRLQLTKSAVFGGSAESISTRIANANHQMSNGKNHQSNDLRSEAMDQLGELGPSLGLKKSSSLESLQTMVQEIQMSDEPRGPSALRAPRGRGREDSLRAAVVGEHDTNKARKHWLLEEADSEGGFPNRNGPFQSSLNDGKNKSRAKKPSILRGIGHMFRFGKNRKDGVAPMEPQNDYTMTVNQLPPQLPPPNGSIPTAALSIDRGGKIAPPIYQPPPPPPPASSGQSSTSSKSSSSTAIHQNDIFNHRYQHYANYEDLQQHQLSDEPSQDVLSESTLECMRQQVIRQRNKVEAESRRHQHYHSQRSTRSPEVNLHQCQLGGGPGSRPASSYYEYETVQHNVSRSHNNSQKQQHANNNIPSIAEHHQQQQQQQQQQHQQQQQQQQRHWKSATLNGFNPATLNSSGRSRGPFVTQVTIRDQSHLNNTSSVNASAQQPTYQQVHKLSSSSHQQSAQPHASKV, encoded by the exons ATGAACGGATTGGGTTTGCAAGTGCGGCGCAGTAGTGATCCAAATTTATTGGCGTCACTTAAGAATCAATCAGAAGCGAATAAGCGTTGGTCGGCGGCAGCTCCAGCTTGTCGGGACGATTCACCTGATCGAATAATGGACAAAGTCGTCTATTTATCACCACAGTGGGAGGAGGAGGATGATCTGACACATCAGTCGGCGCAGCCACAACAGAATTTTGCCCGATCGGGCAGACTGTCGATGCAGTTTTTGGGTGATGGCAATGGGTATAAATGGATGGAAGCGGCCGAGAAACTTCAAACACAGTCGTACTCAACCAAGTCGCTTCCTAGAGAAACTGGAAAACGAAAAGAACCTCTGGGCCAGGCTTACGAATCCATCAGAGAGAAAGATGGAGAAATGCTACTCATCATCAACGAATATGGCGGTCCTCTTGGTCTAACTGCATTGCCTGATAGTGAGAATGGTGGTCTTATAGTGCAGCATGTTGAACTAGGAAGCAGGGCTGAGCGAGGTCGACTACGAAGAGGCGATCGAATATTAGAAATAAATGGAACTAAACTTGTCGGCCTCAGCGAAGGTAAAGTCCAAGATCACCTGCGAAGGTCCTTGGAATCATCTGAGTTGAGAGTACGTGTCATTCGTGGTGATAAGCTCGGCAAGCCAAGTAGGCGAGATTCAAAAGTAGCCGAGATGATTGAAGCAGAGGAGAAAGCTTCTTCGGCAGGCACCAAAGTTGCAACGGTTTCGCCAACAAGGAAATCCCATACAGCTCCTGTAGGGACATCGTTTCAAACCGCCAACACTCGTAAGCTGGgtcgaaaaattgaaattgtactTAAAAAAGGACCTCACGGACTTGGTTTTAGTGTAACCACCCGCGACAATCCAGCTGGTGGACACTGTCCAATCTACATTAAGAATATTTTACCACGTGGAGCAGCCATTGAAGATGGAAGACTTAAACCTGGTGATAGACTACTAGAAGTAGACGGACTACCAATGACGGGAAAAACTCAAACTGATGTCGTGTCGATATTAAGATCAACACAGCCAGGTGCTTCTGTAAGAATTGTTGTCTCAAGACAGCAAGAGTTGGTGGAAGTTGACGAACGTGAAATT aaCTTTTCTGAGGAAAATGAACTGGCAACAGGTACACCACCAAAACCTCCGGCTCCTGTATTCCCTAATTCTGAAGTCAAGAAATCAAGTAGTTCGAGATCATTATTTGAACAACATCAACTACAACAACAATCAAACTTAAATGAATCTCAGCACTTTATCGATGGTGGAAGTGAATCGGCAGCTTCTAGC GATAGCCTTCAAGCTGGTATTGCATGGAGAAGCCGAGAAGTGCTAACATTCCACATACCTGTGCATGACACAGAAAAAGCCGGCCTTGGAGTTAGTGTCAAAGGAAAAACTACCTCTTCAAATTCTTCAAGTGGCAGCAATGGATCAATGAAGCATGATGGAGATTTAGGAATTTTTGTTAAGAACGTCATTCATGGTGGAGCTGCATCGCGTGATGGCAGACTTCGGATGAATGATCAGTTATTGAGTGTAAATGGGGTGTCCTTGTTGGGTCAGAGTAATGCCGAAGCAATGGAAACCTTGCGTCGTGCCATGGTCAATACACCCGGCAAGCATCCAGGTGTAATAACACTCTCGGTGGCAAGAAAAATTACAAGATCTCACAGCTCTGGTGATATACTAGAGAGTAGTAGCACCAATGATAGTTCAAATACAAGTGAGAATTCTGGAGCAACTGTTATCTATCTTAGCCCAGATAAAAAGGATAACCGAGATATGAATAG ATGGAGCAATCCCGTATTAGATCGTTTAACCGGAGGAGTTTGCTCGTCGAACTCAAATCAAAATCGCCGTCAACCGCCCCCACTCTCGAATACAGTTCCACATGGACTTCGTAATGAAAGTTATTATATGGCCACAAATGATACATGGTCGCCGTCACTGCAATCGCCTCAAATGCATGGAAATCATGTTAACAATTCAGTTTTAATAGAGGATGATCCAGAACCAATGTCACC tatcctTCCAAATCGCCCAAATGACTCTGTTAGTACACTTCAAAGTACTATATCGAATGGTGTAAATTTCGATGCCACTTACTCGTCACAACTAAGCCTTGAAACTAATAATTCTGGTGCTGAGCATTTTAGTCGCGATGCCATTGGCAGACGTTCAATATCTGAGAAACACCATGCAGCATTGGATGCACGTGAAACTGGAACCTATCAACGTAATAAAAAATTACGTGAAGATCGTGAAAGAGAACGTCGCCTTCAATTGACAAAATCAGCAGTATTTGGTGGATCGGCTGAATCGATTTCTACAAGAATAGCCAATGCTAATCATCAAATGTCAAATGGCAAGAATCATCAATCGAATGATTTGAGATCTGAGGCTATGGATCAACTTGGTGAATTGGGTCCTTCGTTGGGCCTAAAGAAATCATCTAGTCTCGAATCACTGCAGACTATGGTGCAGGAAATTCAAATGTCTGATGAACCGAGAGGACCAAGTGCTTTAAGAGCTCCACGGGGTCGTGGCAGAGAGGATAGTTTGAGGGCCGCTGTGGTTGGTGAACATGATACAAACA AAGCCCGCAAGCACTGGCTGCTTGAAGAGGCCGATTCTGAAGGTGGATTCCCTAATCGAAATGGTCCATTCCAAAGTTCCCTTAACGATGGCAAGAATAAAAGTCGTGCAAAGAAACCAAGTATACTTCGTGGCATTGGTCATATGTTTAGATTTGGAAAAAATCGTAAAGATGGTGTTGCTCCAATGGAACCACAAAATGACTATACAATGACCGTTAATCAATTGCCTCCACAATTACCACCACCAAATGGTTCAATACCCACAGCTGCTTTGAGTATAGACCGTGGTGGAAAAATTGCTCCTCCCATTTATCAGCCACCACCGCCTCCACCTCCAGCAAGTAGTGGACAAAGTTCAACATCTTCgaaatcatcatcatcgacTGCAATTCATCAAAATGATATATTTAATCATCGATATCAACACTATGCAAATTATGAAGATCTGCAACAACACCAATTAAG TGATGAACCAAGTCAGGATGTTTTGTCTGAATCCACCTTAGAATGCATGCGGCAACAAGTTATTCGACAGCGAAATAAAGTCGAGGCAGAGAg tcGCCGTCATCAACACTATCACTCTCAACGAAGTACTCGAAGCCCTGAAGTAAACCTGCACCAATGTCAACTTGGTGGTGGACCAGGTTCTCGACCAGCTTCAAGCTATTACGAATATGAAACAGTTCAACATAATGTTTCTCGAAGCCATAATAACTCTCAAAAACAGCAGCATGCTAATAATAATATACCGTCCATAGCTGAACATcatcaacaacagcagcaacaacaacagcagcagcaccaacagcaacaacaacaacaacagcgtCACTGGAAATCGGCAACTTTGAATGGTTTCAATCCTGCAACTCTTAACAGTAGTGGACGTAGCAGAGGACCATTTGTCACACA